The region CGAGTCGGAACGACAACACAGCGCCAAACCCAGCCGCTTGGCTGCGTTGAATGTCATGACCTGGATGGTTCTCCAGTCCCGGATAATACACGTCTTCCACTTTAGGGTGGCGCGCCAAATACTCAGCGATGGCCATGGCCGATTCGGACGATTGTTTCAGCCGGACATGAAGCGTTTTGATCCCCCGCAGCACAAGCCACGCATCTTGGACGCCGAGGACGGCGCCAAAGGCGTTTTGCAGTTTGTACAGCTCTTTTCCCAATTCTTCATCTTTCACGACCGCCAGTCCGGCGACGACGTCGCTATGGCCGGCTAAAAATTTCGTCGCGCTGTGTAGGACGACGTCGACGCCAAGATCAAGCGGCCGCTGCAGCGCCGGCGTCATGAACGTGTTGTCAAGGAACGTCAGGCAGCCGTGCGCTTTTGCCAGCTTGACGACGCCTTGAATATCGGTCACCTTTACGAGCGGATTGGACGGCGTTTCCATGTAAATGACTTTCGTGTTCGGTCGGATGTTTTCGGCGACGGCGTGCAAATCGGTCATATCGACAAACGTATACTCAATGCCAAAGCGGCTCAATACTTCGGTGATCATCCGGTACGTGCCGCCGTAAACGTCTTCCGTCACGAGGACGTGGTCGCCTCTGGACAAGAGCAAAAACGCCGTCGAAATGGCGGCCATGCCGGAAGCGAAGGCGAATCCGCGCACACCGCCTTCTAACGCCGCGATCGTTTCCTCGAGCGCCTCGCGCGTCGGGTTGCCGGAGCGGCTGTAATCGTATTTGCCGAACGAGTCGAAATCGAACTGATGGAACGTGGACGCGTGCTGGATCGGCACGCTCACCGCCCCCGTGCAGCGATCGACTTTCCATTCGTTATGGAGCAATTTCGTCGAAAACGACCATTCCCGTTCCATCGCTCACACCTCTTTCATGTTTTTCAATGCCTGCGCCAAATCGGCGATCAAGTCGTCGGCGTGCTCGATGCCGACGGAGAAGCGAAGCAGACGGTTGCAGACGCCGTTTTGGATGCGGATTTCTTCCGGAATGTCGGCATGCGTCTGCGTCGCCGGGTACGTGATAAAGCTTTCGACTCCGCCCAAGCTTTCCGCGAACGTAATGAGGCGCAAACTTTTTAAAAACCGGTTCACCCACTTCTCATCAGCAATCCGAAACGACAGCATCCCGCCTCTTCCCGGATACAACACATCAGTGACATCTTCATGTTCGCGCAAAAAGGCGCTGATGCGCTTAGCGTTTTCTTCATGTTGGCGCATCCTTAGGGCCAGCGTTTTCATCCCGCGGATCAGAAGCCATGAATCGAACGGCGACAAAACAGCGCCGATGGCGTTCTGATACTCGGCCAGGCGTTGACAGAGCTCCTCGCCCTTGGCGACGACAAGACCGGCCAAGACGTCGTTATGGCCGCCTAAATATTTCGTGGCGCTGTGGATGACAATATCGGCGCCCTGTTCGATCGGGCGTTGAAGCACCGGTGTATAAAACGTGTTGTCAACGATCAACAAAAGCCCGTGCCGCTTGGCGAGCTCGGCGACCGCAGAGATATCCGTCTCGTGCATGAGCGGATTCGTCGGCGTTTCCAAAAAGATGGCTTTTGTTTTTTCCGTAATTTTTTCCTCTACAGCAGCAAGATCGGTAAAATCGACGTAATGGAACCCAAGACCGTACTTGCGCCAGCCGCGCTCAAACAGGCGGTACGTGCCGCCGTACAGGTCGGCCGATACGAGAAACTCATCTCCGCTCTCAAACAAGGCGAGCACTGTCTGAATGGCGGCCATGCCGGAGCTGAACGCGTAGCCTTGGTCGCCGCCTTCAAGCTTCGCGATCGCTTCTTCGACGATTTTGCGCGTCGGGTTGCCGGTGCGGATGTAGTCAAACCCGGTCGACTCTCCGATGCCGGCATGGCGGTAAGCGGTGGAAAAATAAACAGGCGGGTTGACCGTCCCCGTCGCCGTTTCACTCCGGTTGCCAATTTGCGCTAACAACGTCTCCAGTTTCTCCATCTCATCTCTCTCCTTCTGCTGAAAATTCCATCATGGGTCAACGGCCGACCGCTTGGCGCCAAACGAAGCGCCGCTGTCTCTCGGGCAGCGGCCGAGCGCCTTGGTCCTAGACCGCCACGCGGTTCATCGGAGCGGCCGCTTGAATAAATAAAAAAAGTCTTCTAAGAAGAAGACTTTTCCATACACATGGCCATGCTTCTTCTTATCTGCCGAATTGAATGCTCAATCCGCTGGATTTAGCACCTGGCCGCCGGGCGGCTGGTTGCTGAAGCTTCATTGGGCCAGTTCCCTCCGCTTCTCTTGATAAGAATGAGACGCGTATTCAATTTTTCTAATTTAATAAAAAATGTAGCGCATTCCCCCCGTTTTTGCAAGTCATTTTTTTATCAATGGCACCATTCGGCAAATTCACAAAAAATTCGAGCCGTTCATTAACATCTTTTGGTGCAAATATGTTACAATAACAGATGAACTTACGCTTTCATGGAGGATGGTCATGGCGACAGCAACAGGAATCATGCGCGACTACAAGCTGTACAGCGGAGAGCTTCAAGAAGAAATCGAACTGCTCGTCTACTTGCCAAGCAATTTTTCGCCGCTTTACAAATATTCTTTACTAATCGCGCAAGACGGCAAAGATTATTTTATGTATGGAAAAATAAAAACTGTCATCGAAACGCTGATGGAAGAAGGAACAATCGACCGGACGATCGTCGTCGGCATCCCGTATCGGAACGTCAACGACCGCTACGAGAAATACCACCCACAAGGCCGAAAGCTCGAAGCATACATTCGTTTTTTAGCCCATGAACTCGTCCCGTTTTTGGACCGCGAACTGCCGACGTATCAAATGGGCAAAGGCCGGGCGCTGATCGGCGATTCGCTCGGCGGAACAGTGTCGCTTCTAGCCGGGTTGTTGTATCCACATACATTTGGGAAAATCGCCATGCAGTCCCCCTATATCGATGACTCGGTATTGGCGCGCATCCGCTCGTTTCGCGATCCATCGCTCCTTTCGTTTTACCATTCTGTCGGCACGGAGGAAACAGCGGTGAAAACGACGGACGGTCATGTGCGCGATTTTATCACCCCGAATCGAATGGCGCGGGACTTGTTTATGGAAAAACGGTTTGCTTATACGTACCATGAGTTCGAAGGCGGCCATGCGTGGACGTATTGGCAGCCGGATGTGCCGCGGGCGGTAGCCGCTGTTTTATCGTTATAGGCCAAAACAGAACAGCTTCGAGGATATCGAGCCGCTGCATCCTTTCCGTGCGCCGTTTGCGCATGGAAAACAAACTGGTTCAAGGAGGGAAACCAAAATGAAGTACGGCATTGTCATCTTTCCGCCAAAACAAATTCAAGATTTTGCCAACTCGTATCGAAAACGGTACGACAGCCATTACGCCCTCATTCCGCCGCACATTACGCTGAAATATCCGTTTGAAGCGGGTGAGGAGCAGCTGAAGGAAATGACGAAAGAGCTGCGCCGGATTGCGGCAGAAACGCCTCCCATTCCAATCAAAGTGACGAAATTCAGCTCGTTTTATCCGACAAGCAACATCATTTATTTGAAAGTGGAGCCAAACGACGTGCTCGAGCGCCTTCATGAACAACTGCACAGCGGTTTGTTTGCCGGAAAGCCGGAGTTTGTGTTCGTGCCTCACATTACGATCGGCCGCGATTTGCCGGGAGCGGAATATGCAGACGTCTACAGCCAGCTGAAGCTGC is a window of Geobacillus kaustophilus DNA encoding:
- a CDS encoding methionine biosynthesis PLP-dependent protein yields the protein MEKLETLLAQIGNRSETATGTVNPPVYFSTAYRHAGIGESTGFDYIRTGNPTRKIVEEAIAKLEGGDQGYAFSSGMAAIQTVLALFESGDEFLVSADLYGGTYRLFERGWRKYGLGFHYVDFTDLAAVEEKITEKTKAIFLETPTNPLMHETDISAVAELAKRHGLLLIVDNTFYTPVLQRPIEQGADIVIHSATKYLGGHNDVLAGLVVAKGEELCQRLAEYQNAIGAVLSPFDSWLLIRGMKTLALRMRQHEENAKRISAFLREHEDVTDVLYPGRGGMLSFRIADEKWVNRFLKSLRLITFAESLGGVESFITYPATQTHADIPEEIRIQNGVCNRLLRFSVGIEHADDLIADLAQALKNMKEV
- a CDS encoding YjcG family protein → MKYGIVIFPPKQIQDFANSYRKRYDSHYALIPPHITLKYPFEAGEEQLKEMTKELRRIAAETPPIPIKVTKFSSFYPTSNIIYLKVEPNDVLERLHEQLHSGLFAGKPEFVFVPHITIGRDLPGAEYADVYSQLKLQEVHFEETVDRFHLLYQLEDGSWTVYETFVVGGKENLT
- a CDS encoding alpha/beta hydrolase; this translates as MATATGIMRDYKLYSGELQEEIELLVYLPSNFSPLYKYSLLIAQDGKDYFMYGKIKTVIETLMEEGTIDRTIVVGIPYRNVNDRYEKYHPQGRKLEAYIRFLAHELVPFLDRELPTYQMGKGRALIGDSLGGTVSLLAGLLYPHTFGKIAMQSPYIDDSVLARIRSFRDPSLLSFYHSVGTEETAVKTTDGHVRDFITPNRMARDLFMEKRFAYTYHEFEGGHAWTYWQPDVPRAVAAVLSL
- the metC gene encoding cystathionine beta-lyase: MEREWSFSTKLLHNEWKVDRCTGAVSVPIQHASTFHQFDFDSFGKYDYSRSGNPTREALEETIAALEGGVRGFAFASGMAAISTAFLLLSRGDHVLVTEDVYGGTYRMITEVLSRFGIEYTFVDMTDLHAVAENIRPNTKVIYMETPSNPLVKVTDIQGVVKLAKAHGCLTFLDNTFMTPALQRPLDLGVDVVLHSATKFLAGHSDVVAGLAVVKDEELGKELYKLQNAFGAVLGVQDAWLVLRGIKTLHVRLKQSSESAMAIAEYLARHPKVEDVYYPGLENHPGHDIQRSQAAGFGAVLSFRLADEEAARTFVRNVRLPVFAVSLGAVESILSYPSKMSHAAMPKDERLRRGITDGLLRLSVGLEDVNDLIADFERALSFVKEQRSVPSI